In Flavobacterium cerinum, one genomic interval encodes:
- the rnc gene encoding ribonuclease III gives MSIIKKIFSNSRSNEDGIFFDEVSKILGFKPLNLNHYRKAFTHRSMNKTDDEGNPINYERLEFLGDAMLGSVIAAHLFNKVPTGDEGYLTKMRSKIVSREHLNELGKDLNLIRHVESKVSTQHFGENIHGNLFEALIGAIYLDRGFTFCEKFIHKKVIVPYVDIAKLEGKVISYKSLLIEWCQKEKHTFQYDVFEDNGNEGIKYFGVKLKIDNKIVAKARATSKKKAEEKASQRAYFAYQEKINKK, from the coding sequence TGAGTATTATCAAAAAAATATTTTCAAATTCCCGCTCTAATGAAGACGGGATTTTTTTTGATGAAGTTTCTAAAATACTAGGTTTCAAACCCTTAAACCTGAATCATTACCGAAAAGCCTTTACGCATCGTTCGATGAACAAGACCGATGATGAAGGTAATCCGATTAATTATGAACGCCTTGAGTTTCTGGGTGATGCCATGTTAGGATCGGTAATTGCAGCTCATTTATTCAACAAGGTTCCTACCGGTGATGAAGGTTATCTGACCAAAATGCGATCAAAAATCGTAAGTCGGGAACACCTTAATGAACTCGGAAAAGATCTGAATCTGATCCGACATGTAGAAAGTAAAGTTTCCACGCAACATTTCGGAGAAAACATTCACGGCAACTTATTTGAAGCCTTGATCGGAGCCATTTATCTTGACCGCGGTTTTACCTTTTGTGAAAAATTTATTCACAAAAAAGTAATCGTACCGTATGTTGACATTGCCAAACTGGAAGGAAAAGTAATCAGTTACAAAAGCTTGCTAATCGAATGGTGTCAGAAAGAAAAGCATACTTTTCAATATGATGTTTTTGAAGATAACGGCAACGAAGGCATAAAATATTTCGGAGTAAAATTGAAAATCGACAATAAAATTGTAGCCAAAGCCCGGGCAACTTCCAAGAAAAAAGCAGAAGAAAAAGCCTCACAACGCGCTTATTTTGCTTACCAGGAAAAGATAAACAAAAAGTAA
- a CDS encoding IPExxxVDY family protein yields the protein MAIHKLLINDFISEDYELIAIHSTLEDYRLAYFINQKLPVTFEKSSKDIGIQVPEGHSHFTRFIFDDEAHELFWNLIPNKTTLVTRQTKATSLFEETEFDMATNIFLLPELKKVDYIIKIENTDDFFDLDQLIDELLTIKQITMAYKIEQNKLKSKNNLIF from the coding sequence ATGGCTATTCACAAACTACTGATTAACGATTTTATTTCTGAAGATTATGAATTGATCGCAATTCATTCGACGCTGGAAGATTATCGGTTAGCCTATTTTATTAACCAGAAGCTCCCCGTAACATTCGAAAAGAGCAGCAAGGATATCGGTATTCAGGTACCGGAAGGCCATAGCCATTTTACCCGGTTTATTTTTGATGACGAAGCCCATGAATTATTCTGGAATCTGATTCCGAATAAAACAACGTTGGTAACCCGACAAACGAAAGCCACATCCCTTTTTGAGGAAACGGAATTTGATATGGCCACAAACATTTTCCTTCTTCCGGAGCTCAAAAAAGTGGATTATATTATAAAAATTGAAAATACAGACGATTTTTTCGACCTGGATCAACTGATTGATGAGTTATTAACGATCAAACAAATTACCATGGCGTATAAAATCGAACAGAATAAACTAAAATCGAAAAATAATTTAATTTTCTAA